A genome region from Bacillaceae bacterium IKA-2 includes the following:
- a CDS encoding lipopolysaccharide assembly protein LapA domain-containing protein, protein MPIAFIFSLLFSVLVVIFALQNSASVTINFLFVEHTISQALVILISAIFGAIIVLLLSMLKQFKSDMKIRTLTKTINKLEEDARLVKENEEMVHRESLEEENRILKENEEIVQSEILAEEDRLLEEARLLKEKE, encoded by the coding sequence ATGCCAATAGCATTTATATTTTCATTATTATTTTCAGTATTAGTTGTTATCTTTGCATTGCAAAATTCGGCGAGTGTAACTATTAACTTTTTATTTGTTGAGCACACTATTTCACAAGCATTAGTCATTTTAATATCAGCTATTTTTGGTGCTATTATTGTTCTACTTTTAAGTATGTTAAAACAATTTAAATCAGATATGAAAATTCGAACGTTAACGAAAACAATTAATAAATTAGAGGAAGATGCAAGACTAGTTAAGGAAAACGAAGAGATGGTTCATAGGGAAAGCTTAGAAGAAGAAAATAGAATATTAAAGGAAAATGAAGAAATTGTTCAGAGTGAAATATTAGCCGAAGAAGATCGATTATTAGAAGAAGCTAGATTATTAAAGGAAAAAGAATAA
- a CDS encoding DUF2283 domain-containing protein → MSNNFIEQMTYDNEAEMAYIYLTEPNKFAVFTEELPENPEIILDLGKEVPIVGVELGGESAKKIQSLNSKDKKFTKKTAENGDEYFSFRFENKPVCKSIPYERIVDIHFLFADADCLDLIGIDIFNKNPEYLEYLSDK, encoded by the coding sequence ATGAGCAATAATTTTATCGAGCAAATGACATACGATAACGAGGCGGAAATGGCTTATATCTACTTAACTGAACCTAATAAATTCGCCGTCTTTACTGAAGAGCTACCAGAAAATCCAGAAATCATTTTAGACTTAGGAAAAGAAGTACCGATTGTTGGGGTAGAACTTGGTGGGGAATCTGCTAAGAAAATCCAATCTTTAAATAGTAAGGATAAAAAATTCACTAAAAAAACAGCCGAAAATGGTGACGAGTATTTCTCCTTTAGATTTGAAAATAAACCGGTCTGTAAGTCAATTCCGTATGAAAGAATTGTCGATATACATTTTTTGTTTGCAGATGCTGATTGTTTAGATTTGATCGGAATTGATATTTTTAATAAAAACCCTGAATACCTGGAGTATTTGAGTGATAAGTAG
- the wecB gene encoding UDP-N-acetylglucosamine 2-epimerase (non-hydrolyzing), with the protein MNKKVMVVFGTRPEAIKMCPLVKELKTRAKLNTVVCVTGQHREMLDQVLVAFNVVPDYDLSIMKAKQTLFDVTINILEKMKAVLEEVKPDLVLVHGDTSTTFVTALACFYLQIQVGHVEAGLRTYNIHSPYPEEFNRQAVGIVANYHFAPTDMSKENLIKEGKDPVTIYVTGNTAIDALNTTVRKDYSHQQLEWVGDSRLIMITAHRRENLGEPMRNMFKAIKRIVDEYPDIKVIYPIHMNPAVREAANEILGNCDRIRIIEPLDVLDFHNFLSRSYLILTDSGGIQEEAPSLGKPVLVMRDTTERPEGIAAGTLKLVGTDEGMIYKTFKLLLEDKSEYETMSQASNPYGDGFASKRIADILEE; encoded by the coding sequence ATGAATAAAAAAGTAATGGTCGTTTTCGGGACACGGCCTGAGGCAATTAAAATGTGTCCATTAGTTAAAGAATTGAAAACTAGAGCTAAATTAAATACGGTAGTTTGTGTGACAGGTCAACATCGTGAAATGTTAGATCAGGTTTTGGTTGCATTTAATGTCGTACCAGATTATGATCTATCAATCATGAAAGCAAAACAGACATTATTCGATGTGACCATCAATATCCTCGAAAAAATGAAAGCCGTATTAGAAGAGGTAAAGCCGGACCTAGTTTTAGTCCATGGTGATACTTCGACAACTTTTGTAACAGCTTTAGCTTGTTTCTACTTACAGATCCAAGTTGGTCATGTTGAGGCCGGACTTAGAACGTATAATATACACTCACCGTACCCAGAAGAATTCAATCGTCAAGCTGTTGGGATTGTCGCAAATTATCATTTTGCTCCAACCGATATGTCAAAAGAAAACTTGATTAAAGAAGGCAAAGACCCTGTAACAATTTATGTAACCGGGAATACAGCCATCGATGCACTTAACACGACAGTTAGAAAAGATTATTCTCATCAACAGTTAGAGTGGGTAGGCGATAGTAGACTTATTATGATAACCGCACATAGAAGAGAAAATCTCGGTGAACCAATGAGAAATATGTTTAAAGCAATCAAAAGAATTGTCGATGAGTATCCAGATATTAAAGTAATCTATCCAATCCATATGAACCCAGCAGTAAGAGAAGCAGCAAACGAAATTCTTGGTAACTGCGATAGAATTAGAATAATTGAACCGTTAGATGTATTAGATTTTCATAATTTTCTTTCAAGGTCTTATTTAATACTGACAGATAGTGGTGGTATTCAAGAAGAAGCTCCAAGTCTTGGTAAGCCAGTATTGGTTATGCGCGATACAACAGAGCGACCTGAAGGAATCGCTGCAGGTACACTGAAACTCGTTGGAACAGACGAGGGAATGATTTATAAGACATTTAAATTATTACTTGAAGATAAATCTGAGTATGAAACTATGAGCCAGGCAAGCAATCCCTATGGTGATGGTTTTGCAAGTAAAAGAATAGCAGACATATTGGAAGAATGA
- the galE gene encoding UDP-glucose 4-epimerase GalE encodes MNILVTGGAGYIGSHTCVALLEAGHTVIVADNLCNSKAETLEIVKQLTNQKITFYKIDVTNETTVDNVFSNHQIDGVIHFAGLKAVGESVEKPLEYYYNNIVSTMVLIKACQKYCVKRFVFSSSATVYGENEVPFVETMELLPTTNPYGETKAISERILTDVAKANSDLSISLLRYFNPVGAHESGLIGEAPNGIPNNLMPYVTQVAKGKLDKLRVFGNDYPTVDGTGVRDYIHVVDLAEGHVAALNNLSEGVHIYNLGTGKGTSVLELTKAFEEANGIEVRYQITDRRPGDIASCYADASKASRELDWTAKRDIIAMCKDAWRFEKNFKE; translated from the coding sequence ATGAACATACTAGTTACCGGCGGGGCCGGATATATCGGATCACATACCTGTGTTGCTCTATTGGAAGCAGGTCATACAGTGATTGTTGCTGATAATCTTTGTAATAGTAAAGCTGAAACCTTAGAAATAGTAAAGCAACTAACGAATCAAAAAATCACTTTTTATAAAATAGACGTGACCAATGAAACGACTGTAGATAACGTCTTTTCTAATCATCAAATCGACGGAGTCATCCATTTTGCTGGACTTAAGGCGGTCGGTGAGTCTGTCGAAAAGCCCCTGGAATATTATTATAACAACATCGTCAGCACGATGGTTCTTATCAAAGCATGCCAGAAATATTGTGTGAAGCGATTTGTTTTCAGTTCATCGGCAACAGTCTATGGCGAGAATGAAGTTCCATTTGTGGAGACGATGGAACTTTTACCAACTACCAATCCTTATGGTGAAACAAAAGCGATAAGCGAACGGATTTTAACTGATGTCGCTAAAGCTAATTCCGACCTTTCAATTTCACTGCTTCGCTATTTCAATCCGGTTGGAGCCCATGAAAGCGGATTAATTGGTGAAGCACCTAACGGAATACCTAACAATTTAATGCCATACGTCACTCAGGTAGCAAAAGGAAAACTAGATAAGCTGCGAGTTTTTGGGAATGACTATCCAACAGTAGATGGGACAGGCGTTCGCGATTACATTCATGTAGTCGATCTCGCTGAGGGTCATGTAGCAGCACTTAACAACCTTAGTGAAGGTGTACATATATATAACTTGGGAACTGGCAAAGGTACCAGTGTACTAGAGTTAACAAAAGCCTTTGAAGAAGCTAATGGCATTGAAGTACGTTATCAAATCACAGACAGACGGCCTGGCGATATCGCCTCTTGCTATGCCGATGCTTCAAAAGCTAGTAGAGAACTAGATTGGACTGCCAAACGTGATATTATCGCGATGTGCAAAGATGCTTGGCGATTTGAGAAGAATTTTAAAGAGTAA
- a CDS encoding DinB family protein yields the protein MDNYLFNQLEFIRNNTLSAVENSTDEMANNIPEGFRNNIRWHLGHIYYTLECFAFDPINLPMILPNDFKIFFANGTSPLNWNSTTPSLEEIISLLREQPVRIRSELNYRLLDKVDKPFIHPTGRITLETVGGFLSFNLYHEGMHLNSIKNYKSLYNK from the coding sequence ATTGACAATTATTTATTTAATCAACTCGAGTTTATTAGAAATAACACGTTGAGTGCAGTTGAAAATAGTACGGATGAAATGGCTAATAATATACCAGAAGGCTTTAGAAATAATATCCGTTGGCATCTAGGACATATTTATTATACTTTGGAATGTTTTGCCTTTGATCCTATCAATTTACCTATGATCCTCCCTAACGATTTTAAAATTTTTTTCGCAAATGGAACATCACCTTTAAATTGGAACTCAACTACGCCATCTCTAGAAGAAATTATTTCATTATTGCGAGAGCAACCAGTTCGTATTCGTTCGGAATTAAACTATCGCTTACTTGATAAAGTGGATAAACCGTTTATTCATCCTACTGGTAGAATAACACTAGAAACTGTCGGTGGATTTTTGAGTTTCAACCTCTACCATGAAGGTATGCATCTTAATTCAATTAAAAACTACAAATCCCTTTATAATAAATAA
- a CDS encoding VanZ family protein, whose protein sequence is MTLNKTFSWVAVVAWMALIFFLSHQPATQSNDLSTGITELIVKTVENFAPNIDFDIRSFNHMVRKNAHFIAYLVLGVLMINALRTSGVRGYRSIVLALGICVLYAISDEVHQLFIPGRSGEIRDVIIDSAGTTVGIGLYLLIGKILKSEKLFEL, encoded by the coding sequence ATGACTTTAAATAAAACGTTTTCTTGGGTAGCTGTGGTTGCCTGGATGGCACTAATATTTTTTCTATCACACCAACCAGCGACACAGTCCAATGATCTGAGTACAGGAATAACTGAGCTTATCGTAAAAACAGTCGAGAATTTTGCTCCTAATATAGATTTTGACATTAGAAGCTTCAATCACATGGTAAGAAAAAATGCCCATTTTATTGCCTATTTAGTACTTGGGGTCTTGATGATAAATGCCTTGAGAACGAGTGGTGTACGTGGATATCGGAGCATTGTTTTAGCTCTAGGGATTTGTGTACTTTATGCGATTTCAGATGAGGTGCATCAGCTATTTATTCCCGGTAGAAGCGGGGAAATAAGAGATGTTATCATTGATAGCGCTGGCACGACTGTAGGGATTGGACTGTATTTGCTTATTGGTAAGATACTAAAATCAGAAAAATTGTTTGAACTGTAA
- a CDS encoding retropepsin-like aspartic protease has protein sequence MKIDYDGQLITTSLVVTFRGKSISINNIIIDTGSSHTIISPDILEEIGVTYENGDAIYEAYGIGGSVPFYTKVLDKIQIDTFN, from the coding sequence GTGAAAATTGACTATGATGGACAACTTATTACGACCTCTCTTGTGGTTACCTTTCGTGGAAAATCAATCAGTATTAACAACATTATCATTGATACCGGTTCTTCCCATACGATTATCAGTCCCGATATTTTAGAAGAAATCGGAGTTACGTATGAAAATGGAGATGCGATTTATGAAGCTTACGGAATCGGTGGCAGTGTTCCCTTCTATACAAAAGTCCTCGATAAAATTCAAATAGACACATTCAATTAA
- a CDS encoding CapA family protein, producing the protein MMKIVKIVVFMFLIFAVGCQSAGIDVVETIEKHQTTITVAAIGDVLLHERAYVPAQVTVGTYDFMPMLERVKTLLSAPSFLMANIESIPGGVEIGLSTYPSFNSPKEIVTDLQSLGVDMVIGANNHTLDRGLRAVESALNFYDEIGMPYVGNYRNFDDRDTARIVTVEDISIGVLAYTYGLNGIAVPKGHEYVVGLINPDQMVADIEKIRKKVDVLVVHMHWGAEYELEPNQGQRDLAMLLAESGVDIVFGHHPHVLQPIERIKLEEGHETIVFYSLGNFLSGQNFDYTDIGGVGTVAVTKTVEGEDVSVKVDAPNIEPTIVVQKDNGYFVWPMEEAEVLSISGATLEEIMIHTQSYLVGN; encoded by the coding sequence ATGATGAAGATCGTCAAAATAGTAGTGTTTATGTTCTTGATTTTTGCAGTAGGTTGTCAATCAGCGGGAATTGATGTTGTCGAAACTATTGAAAAGCATCAAACGACAATAACAGTTGCTGCAATCGGTGATGTTCTATTGCATGAGCGTGCGTATGTTCCAGCGCAAGTTACAGTGGGAACTTATGATTTCATGCCAATGTTAGAGCGAGTCAAAACGCTCCTTAGTGCACCTAGTTTTTTAATGGCCAACATCGAGTCAATTCCTGGTGGAGTTGAAATTGGTTTATCGACGTATCCTTCGTTTAATAGCCCAAAAGAAATTGTCACTGATCTACAAAGCCTAGGCGTGGATATGGTTATTGGAGCGAATAATCATACTTTAGATCGTGGTTTACGAGCCGTTGAAAGTGCGCTTAATTTTTACGATGAAATAGGGATGCCTTATGTCGGAAATTATAGAAATTTTGATGATCGAGACACAGCAAGAATAGTCACGGTTGAAGACATTTCAATTGGAGTGCTTGCTTATACATACGGTTTGAATGGGATCGCTGTTCCAAAAGGTCATGAGTATGTAGTGGGATTAATCAATCCTGATCAAATGGTTGCCGATATTGAAAAAATACGTAAAAAGGTCGATGTCTTAGTCGTCCACATGCATTGGGGTGCTGAGTATGAATTAGAACCAAATCAAGGGCAGCGAGATTTAGCAATGTTGTTGGCTGAATCAGGTGTAGACATAGTATTTGGACATCACCCACACGTGCTTCAACCGATTGAACGGATAAAACTTGAAGAAGGCCACGAAACAATTGTTTTTTATTCGTTAGGTAATTTCCTTTCCGGTCAAAATTTTGACTACACCGATATAGGTGGTGTTGGAACAGTAGCGGTGACAAAGACCGTGGAAGGTGAAGATGTTAGCGTCAAGGTAGATGCACCAAACATTGAACCAACCATCGTCGTTCAAAAAGATAACGGCTATTTTGTTTGGCCAATGGAAGAGGCAGAAGTACTATCAATTTCTGGCGCAACGTTGGAAGAAATTATGATCCACACACAAAGCTATTTAGTTGGAAATTAG
- a CDS encoding N-acetylmuramoyl-L-alanine amidase, with amino-acid sequence MEFNNLQQLIDVRNSLPRHQTKRFPVVEVKRKEDIAIHHSLTRAELSGSNAEGYANYHVNSLDWPGIGYHFVIEKDGTIKWCNDVSLRTYHVGNYNNQSVGICLSGDFRTDQPTEAQKSSLIDLVNALKRDLPNYKRILGHSDYPGYEWKQCPVLDWREILETKKLEKPKADETYTIKRGDTLWRIAVNNNSTVAKILSLNAGIEPHKLIPGQVINLKNRASEPVQKTPPQTKPQKVIGYVTILVPYLNRRAAASFSAIVTGTVRKGQRLNVYGKKNGLYDLGSLGWISAGSNYVKFAPVSTSAPKAASTIQLPAGVLRRGDRGAGVEQLQKALNAVHFKVGAEDGIFGSSTEDGVRRFQSVYLAREVDGIYGPNTRRKLLKRLDEN; translated from the coding sequence ATGGAATTTAATAATTTGCAGCAATTAATAGATGTGAGAAACTCATTACCTCGTCATCAAACTAAACGTTTCCCAGTAGTCGAGGTGAAGCGGAAGGAAGACATTGCAATTCACCACTCTTTGACAAGAGCTGAACTTAGCGGGAGCAATGCAGAAGGCTACGCAAATTACCATGTTAATTCTCTTGATTGGCCTGGAATTGGTTATCATTTTGTCATCGAAAAAGATGGAACAATTAAATGGTGCAATGATGTAAGTTTACGAACGTATCACGTCGGTAACTACAATAATCAGTCAGTCGGAATTTGTTTATCTGGGGACTTTCGAACCGACCAGCCAACTGAAGCGCAAAAGAGCTCCTTAATTGATTTAGTAAATGCATTGAAAAGGGACTTACCAAATTATAAGCGAATCCTTGGTCATAGCGATTATCCGGGATATGAATGGAAGCAATGCCCTGTTTTGGACTGGAGGGAAATTCTTGAAACTAAAAAACTAGAAAAACCGAAGGCTGATGAAACATATACAATTAAACGCGGGGATACGCTTTGGAGAATTGCTGTAAACAATAATAGTACAGTTGCTAAAATCCTTTCATTGAACGCCGGAATAGAGCCACATAAACTCATACCAGGTCAAGTTATTAACTTAAAGAATAGAGCCAGTGAACCTGTTCAAAAGACACCACCACAAACCAAGCCGCAAAAGGTTATTGGTTATGTCACAATATTGGTTCCTTATTTAAACCGAAGAGCAGCAGCTTCTTTTAGTGCGATAGTGACAGGAACGGTGCGTAAGGGACAAAGATTAAATGTCTATGGAAAAAAGAATGGATTGTATGATCTAGGTTCACTAGGCTGGATATCAGCAGGAAGTAACTATGTGAAATTCGCGCCAGTTTCGACCAGCGCTCCTAAAGCTGCTTCCACTATTCAACTACCGGCTGGAGTTTTACGTCGGGGCGATCGAGGAGCAGGAGTAGAGCAATTACAAAAAGCATTAAATGCCGTTCATTTTAAAGTCGGTGCTGAAGATGGAATTTTCGGATCTAGTACAGAAGATGGCGTAAGACGCTTTCAGTCAGTTTATTTAGCTCGCGAAGTTGATGGCATATACGGACCTAATACAAGACGAAAGTTGTTAAAACGCCTGGATGAAAATTAG